Part of the Mangifera indica cultivar Alphonso chromosome 4, CATAS_Mindica_2.1, whole genome shotgun sequence genome, ATCAATCCATTGATAAGAGAGAAGGAAAAGCTATCCCTCTTGAGCTTAATAAAATCAATCCTCTCAAAAGAAAAAGGattaacaaaatctattcaGAAAATTTATCCCATCATAATATTTTGCTTCTACATCAAAACAACAAGATGGATAAAGAGATGCCCGCACCTACTCTTATCTTTTCACTCCAAACCAATCCTCTcctatttttttctaattttattagatatctCAGCTGCAAGAATTAACTACAACATGAATTCTGAGTAAAAGTATccgaatattttaaaaaaactaatctaATCAACACTCTAACTCAGCcttaagaaacaaaaaaattaaactaaatagtAAATTGCACTAGCAGTATCATCACTCTTAACTATATCCAATTACCATGAActcaatatttaattcaaagtaaagcttctatttttactaattttaacgatcaatttaaaagtaataattcTACCACAAACagctaaagtttaaaaaaacaaaaaaacaattgaTCAAAAACCCAATTAAACTctctaataaattaaatacctTCCCAAGAAGATAAACCCATTCAAGAGAAAACACTGCCCCGTTCGAACCGTCAGCTTCCTCGacctaaaacaacaaaacaaaagtcAACAATTGAAGAAGAGTGAAATAAAACCGCTGTTCTTTATGCACAACCTGTGACAGAGAACGACGACTCTGTGGAGACAACAGGCTTCTCGGAAACCCTCGAGCCATAAAAGCAGAGCTTGTTTTGATTTCGATATCAGAAGATTCATTAACGTTGAAATTTCCATCGGAAAATCTTCACggagaaattgaagaaaagcTCTTAGCTCACTTTAGTTTTTAATCAATGTCTTGGATTTTGATTGGGCCACGTCGATTttacttttgacctttttgtgAAGAGGCCCATTTTGCTTGGAGATCACACTagttaaaataaattctaagctgataattttaattacacaaaaaatttaattggtgAAAAATTATCTCCCTTTCATCTTCGATCGttaattacttaaaataataattttaaaaatattatttaataaatataattaaataattttaaactaaaataaaaaatatttaatattatttatacataaatttatttcaatcgtttataaatataataattttctaaattacaTGGCGAAGCGAGAAGCTTCGAAAGTTGAGTTCGGTTCGGTTGGGCTATTTTAAGGTACAAGCCTGTAAAGCTATCAAGCGTGCTTTTATAGAACTcttcaaagaataaaaaattaaaaaacttaacgGCGAGCAAGATCGAGTTAAAATGGCACAGCCCTCCAAAGAGCCATGCAAGAAAGAGGCTTGTGACATTCAGGCCTGTCTCACCAAGAACAACTTTCTCCCTCAAAGGTACAGCTTTTCTTCGTTTATTTCATCTGGGTTTTCATtgcaaatttgatataaatgagGAATCTTTTGTTATGAATGTGTAGATTTTAATGCTGCTGAAATGGGATTGTGATATCTGTGAtgtttttttgtatattatatagaGAAGCTGATTGAGTTGACTGATACTTTGCaaagttttttattagaatGGCTTGCTTTACACTGAGAAGAATTTAGTATTTCAAtgtattgaaaattgtttttttaacctttttgaacaaaatatacatcgaaattcatttttttctcgcAGTGTCAAACCTTTGATCGTGAGTTCAATGTTATGATTTTTCAGTAAAGAAATAGCGaatgttaaatttattggaGAGAATTGTGAAATTTGGGACCTTTTTTGGTATGAAGTAGTTGTAATTTCAGTACAGAAATATGGGTTCCTCCAAGTCAAATCTTGGAGTTCTGTTTCACTTTGTTAATGAAGGATTATGTTGGGGCTTGCATTAAAGGAAGACACTGAGGACTGAGAGTCTTTGGAAAGACCATAATTGACTGCATTTGATGCAGTTGATTATTTCTGTGCGTCTAAGACTTTCAGTGGCTGGAGTGTTTGTTATTTTGTGTCTGTGACTCTGTGCTGCTATGGTGCATGTCAACTAAAGCACCTATTGATCAGTAAGAAGGATGTTGTCTCTTGATTACATTTCAATGGTTTATGGCTTCAGGTGCTAAACATTTGTTCGTTTTCAACCCTATTGGCCTCATGAACAATCTCAGCTTGTCCTCTACATTCCAACTCATTGATCCCCAAAATTTAGTGTTACACTGAAGTGCTTCACTTCAGATTGAATTGTTGTAAATTTAGTCTAGCATGCCAAGTGGGCTTGCATTGGTATGACATAGACAGAAAACGATACATTAGCAAGCTCATTAGCTAATCATCTGTCAAGGTTTCACTCTTAGGAGAATTAATTTGTCAATGCAAATTCCAAGTTTTCTTTCTCATCGTTTGCAATCTTATGGTTTCTATGTCATCCCAAGTGGATATTACACTTTTCTTTATGCTGCTTAATCTGTATAATATGTGCTTCGCTGTAATCAATTTTCATTGCATTCTCTATATCTTCTTGAGATCTGACTGTCAACCCAACTCTAAAAGGCTTTATGGCCTTGTCGGTTTGACATTTTCACATCATCCTCTCACTCTCTATTTAGCCCATAGAGCATGAATTTGCTACTAGGTTCTTGTCAAGGGACTTTTATTGGGGCATTTTTTTACTCAACTTCCATTACCCACCATTTATCTCTACGTCCCTATATGTGTGTAGCCTTTTTTTAGCATAGATAAGTAAATGAAAGTTCTAAATCGGGTTTACtgtggtgaaaaaaaaaatgatcctTGCTATTGGTACTAAGTGGACAGTTTCCATTGTTAACGGAGGAGGGCCGGATCTTCATCAATGTGCTATGAATCATGCAATAAACCTTGCTAGATAGCTTATGTAATTCTTCTCTGATGCCGTCATAGCCATATTTACTTTGTAGTTAACACGTGTTCAGCTATTCTAAAAGTGATCACttgtaaatttgagtttttatcaGCGGAGAGACACTAACTGTATTTTTGTGTATAGTCATGTTTATGATTACTCAAAACCATTTGTAGCTTCATGGGAACCACAGACAAACTTGCTTCAAACATTATGTTATCTTTTTGTATGCTACGGCAGTTGTAGTATAGTCACTCTTTTGCTGTTGTTGGACcacaaatttataatagtttGCTTACCATATGTTTTTGTTGACTCGTGTTTTTAAATGGCATAGGTGCCAAAAAGTTATTGAGTTGCTTCAGTCTTGCTGCGAGAAATGCAAAAATGACTCAATGCATTGTGCTTCGGTGTCCGGCCTTTTGAAGCAAATAGCAAAAAAATAGCCTGGACGTGTGTTTGGATTAGAGACTGGAGTCTAAGGAATGAAGAACACAATCAGAAACCATTTTTCTGGCCGGGTTCTCTTGTAATAAATAACCaacaaaaacatacaaaaaacT contains:
- the LOC123213867 gene encoding cx9C motif-containing protein 4, coding for MAQPSKEPCKKEACDIQACLTKNNFLPQRCQKVIELLQSCCEKCKNDSMHCASVSGLLKQIAKK